One window of Marinomonas primoryensis genomic DNA carries:
- a CDS encoding OmpA family protein yields the protein MIIRVARIAIIFLGLHSAILISQPLYPALSFSALKDSDHDGVIDARDICSNTPQGSDINNDGCPLTKLTLFSFNFDVKFQTGQYKLASEFHTKLKDLAAFLQHDPNTLLLIEGYTDNVGAESYNLTLSKKRAESIANALILTFSIAAVRIKTFGYGQNRPVASNSTETGREANRRVSGEIVIPLKSQYVNKSIHSNYSTNQPKIDQYNLTIPFKLNRYGIKNAYRPSIQHLGQLLQSDPDILIFIEGHTDNTGSKDYNVALSLERANNIADLLNAQFTIAPARLKVLGHGQQFPLKSNNTIKGRRENRRVEVKVVKKFKAKQEIILPKWTIWSIDQMENERQKGKQ from the coding sequence ATGATTATTAGAGTAGCAAGGATCGCTATTATTTTTTTAGGCTTACACAGTGCTATTTTAATTAGCCAGCCGCTATACCCCGCTCTCTCATTCAGCGCGCTAAAGGATTCTGATCACGACGGGGTTATTGACGCTAGAGATATTTGTAGCAATACACCACAAGGAAGCGACATTAATAATGACGGTTGTCCATTAACAAAATTAACGTTATTCAGTTTTAATTTTGACGTTAAATTTCAAACAGGACAATATAAATTAGCATCCGAATTTCACACAAAACTCAAAGATTTAGCTGCTTTTTTACAACACGACCCTAATACACTTCTCTTAATTGAGGGCTACACAGACAATGTGGGTGCAGAGAGCTACAACCTAACATTGTCCAAGAAGCGAGCAGAATCCATTGCCAATGCATTAATTTTGACATTCAGTATCGCGGCTGTCCGCATCAAAACGTTTGGCTATGGCCAAAATCGTCCTGTCGCGTCAAACTCAACAGAAACAGGAAGAGAAGCCAACCGCAGAGTAAGTGGGGAAATCGTTATTCCACTTAAAAGCCAATATGTGAATAAAAGTATTCATTCGAATTATTCAACCAATCAGCCTAAAATCGATCAATACAACCTAACTATTCCTTTTAAACTAAACAGATACGGGATTAAAAATGCGTATCGTCCATCAATACAACACCTAGGCCAGCTTTTGCAAAGCGATCCCGACATTCTCATTTTTATCGAAGGACACACAGATAACACTGGCAGCAAAGACTACAATGTCGCCCTATCCCTCGAAAGAGCAAACAATATTGCCGACTTACTCAATGCGCAATTCACCATTGCACCAGCAAGACTCAAAGTCCTCGGACATGGACAACAATTCCCACTCAAATCAAATAACACAATAAAAGGAAGAAGGGAGAATCGTCGAGTAGAAGTAAAGGTAGTTAAAAAATTCAAAGCTAAGCAAGAAATCATATTACCCAAATGGACAATATGGAGCATTGATCAAATGGAAAATGAACGCCAGAAAGGAAAACAATAA
- a CDS encoding PhoH family protein produces MEITQTTQQIRLAPAEAEALVGLCGQLDENIKLIEKRLDVTIRYRAELFDISGENPEHVAATKMLLENLYREALANGQVTPETIHLYLQESAIESLTNSKNDNAGQLVIKTRKAFVKPKGANQQGYVKQIRKHDINFGIGPAGTGKTYLAVACAVEALEADRVERIMLVRPAVEAGEKLGFLPGDLSQKIDPYLRPLYDALYEMLGFELVDKLIEKNVIEIAPLAFMRGRTLNNAFIILDESQNTTREQMKMFLTRIGFGSTAVITGDTTQVDLPRGTTSGLAQAMHVLKGVSGISMTMFSSSDVVRHPIVQRIVEAYDRFDIEEEAEKKVRTQARLAAQAEHSSSEPSSGGK; encoded by the coding sequence TTGGAAATCACACAGACAACTCAACAAATCCGTTTAGCGCCTGCCGAAGCCGAGGCTTTGGTTGGGCTATGTGGTCAACTAGACGAGAATATCAAGCTCATCGAAAAACGACTGGATGTTACTATTCGATACCGTGCTGAACTATTCGATATTTCCGGTGAAAATCCTGAGCATGTCGCGGCAACAAAAATGCTACTGGAAAATCTCTATCGTGAAGCGCTAGCAAATGGCCAAGTAACGCCTGAGACGATTCACCTTTATCTTCAAGAGTCGGCGATTGAATCTCTAACCAACAGTAAAAATGACAACGCGGGTCAGCTCGTCATCAAAACTCGCAAGGCATTTGTCAAACCCAAAGGGGCAAATCAGCAGGGTTACGTCAAACAAATTCGTAAACACGACATTAATTTTGGTATTGGCCCTGCGGGGACTGGTAAAACCTATTTAGCGGTTGCTTGTGCGGTTGAAGCATTAGAAGCCGATCGTGTTGAGCGAATAATGTTGGTTCGACCAGCAGTAGAAGCAGGGGAAAAACTGGGTTTTTTACCTGGCGATTTATCTCAAAAAATCGACCCTTACCTACGCCCTCTTTACGATGCTTTGTATGAAATGCTCGGTTTCGAATTAGTTGATAAATTAATCGAAAAAAACGTCATCGAAATTGCCCCGCTTGCGTTTATGCGTGGCCGAACGCTTAATAACGCTTTTATCATTCTTGATGAAAGCCAAAATACCACGCGCGAGCAAATGAAAATGTTTTTGACGCGCATCGGCTTTGGCTCAACAGCGGTTATCACTGGCGATACAACACAAGTCGATTTACCACGCGGAACCACGTCTGGTCTGGCTCAAGCCATGCACGTTTTAAAAGGTGTCAGCGGCATCAGCATGACTATGTTTAGCTCTTCCGATGTCGTTCGCCATCCTATCGTACAACGCATTGTCGAAGCCTATGATCGTTTTGATATTGAAGAAGAGGCAGAGAAAAAAGTGCGCACCCAAGCTCGCCTTGCTGCGCAAGCAGAGCACTCTTCAAGCGAACCGTCTTCAGGTGGAAAATAA
- a CDS encoding EVE domain-containing protein, with protein MINYWLMKSEPDAFSIDDLKRLKHAPWDGVRNYQARNFMKAMNEGDMVFFYHSSCSPAGIVGTAKVCKKAYPDHTSWDINSHYFDPKSTQDSPRWFMIDVVFVERWPSILTLAELKKSPELADMLLTKKGSRLSVMPITQKEWEYITVILKK; from the coding sequence ATGATCAATTACTGGCTGATGAAATCAGAACCCGATGCGTTTTCTATAGACGATTTGAAACGACTTAAACATGCCCCTTGGGATGGCGTAAGAAATTACCAAGCTCGCAATTTCATGAAAGCCATGAATGAAGGCGATATGGTATTTTTTTATCACTCGAGTTGCTCTCCTGCTGGTATTGTCGGTACCGCCAAGGTATGTAAGAAAGCCTATCCAGATCATACAAGTTGGGATATCAATAGTCATTACTTTGACCCAAAATCAACCCAGGATAGCCCACGATGGTTTATGATTGATGTGGTGTTTGTTGAAAGGTGGCCATCCATTCTCACGCTAGCAGAGTTAAAGAAAAGCCCTGAACTGGCCGATATGTTATTAACGAAGAAAGGCAGCCGACTTTCCGTTATGCCTATTACACAAAAAGAATGGGAGTACATTACGGTAATACTGAAAAAATAA
- the miaB gene encoding tRNA (N6-isopentenyl adenosine(37)-C2)-methylthiotransferase MiaB translates to MAKKLFIQTHGCQMNEYDSSRMADLLGESHEMELTDNAEEADVLLLNTCSIREKAQDKVYHQLGRWKKLKLKKPDLVIGVGGCVASQEGDAIRKRAKHVDMIFGPQTLHKLPEMINAAGKHIPITDVTFPEIEKFDHLPAPRVDGAEAFVSIMEGCSKYCTFCVVPYTRGEEVSRPFDSILLEVAQLAEQGVREIHLLGQNVNAYRGDSAEGDETDLADIIHAVAQMEGVERIRFTTSHPVEFTDSLIEAFRTEPKLVSHLHLPVQSGADNILSAMKRGHDRQYYIDKINRIKEARPGISLSSDFIIGFPGETDENFIDTMNLIQEIGFDHSFSFIYSQRPGTPASNLEDDTPDDVKKERLSILQRRISQQAYDISLSMVGEVKRILISGYSPRDPGQLQGRTENNRIVNFRAFDPQLIGKFADVVITDAYPNSLLGELINSELDTDFVLQ, encoded by the coding sequence ATGGCAAAAAAACTTTTCATCCAGACTCATGGCTGTCAAATGAACGAATACGATTCCTCTCGTATGGCCGATCTACTTGGCGAAAGTCATGAGATGGAACTCACTGATAACGCGGAAGAAGCCGACGTGCTTCTGCTAAATACATGCTCTATACGTGAAAAAGCCCAAGACAAGGTTTATCACCAACTAGGTCGCTGGAAAAAGCTTAAGCTTAAAAAACCGGATCTCGTTATTGGCGTTGGTGGTTGTGTCGCCAGTCAAGAAGGCGATGCGATTCGAAAGCGCGCCAAGCATGTTGATATGATTTTCGGCCCTCAAACACTGCATAAGCTTCCGGAAATGATAAATGCAGCGGGTAAACACATCCCAATCACCGATGTGACCTTCCCTGAGATTGAAAAATTCGATCATCTTCCTGCCCCTCGTGTTGACGGCGCAGAAGCTTTCGTTTCTATTATGGAAGGTTGCAGCAAATACTGTACATTTTGTGTTGTCCCTTATACTAGGGGCGAAGAAGTCAGCCGTCCATTCGACAGTATTCTTCTTGAAGTAGCGCAGTTGGCTGAGCAAGGTGTACGCGAAATTCATTTGCTAGGTCAAAACGTGAACGCCTACCGTGGCGACTCAGCAGAAGGTGATGAAACAGACCTTGCGGACATCATTCATGCGGTTGCACAAATGGAAGGTGTTGAACGTATTCGGTTTACCACATCACATCCAGTCGAATTCACCGACAGCTTAATTGAAGCGTTCCGTACTGAGCCTAAACTAGTCAGCCATTTACACTTACCCGTTCAAAGTGGTGCCGACAACATTTTAAGCGCGATGAAACGCGGCCATGATCGTCAATATTACATTGATAAGATCAACCGCATTAAAGAAGCACGTCCAGGCATCAGTCTGTCATCAGACTTTATAATTGGTTTCCCAGGTGAAACAGACGAAAACTTTATAGATACAATGAATCTGATTCAAGAAATTGGTTTCGACCATTCTTTCAGTTTTATTTATAGCCAACGCCCTGGCACACCCGCATCTAACCTAGAAGACGATACGCCTGATGACGTTAAAAAAGAGCGTTTATCTATTTTGCAACGCCGTATTAGCCAGCAAGCTTATGACATTAGCTTGTCGATGGTTGGCGAAGTAAAGCGCATCCTAATAAGCGGCTATTCACCTCGTGATCCTGGACAACTTCAAGGCAGAACGGAAAATAATCGGATTGTAAACTTCCGAGCATTCGACCCACAATTGATTGGTAAATTCGCTGATGTTGTTATTACAGACGCTTATCCTAACTCGTTGCTTGGCGAATTAATAAACTCTGAACTCGACACTGACTTTGTACTTCAATAA